The Aspergillus flavus chromosome 2, complete sequence region ACCTTTGGATAACCGTTCGATGCATGCGGTCAAGCCCACCTCTCTCTGTGCCTCACGCAGCATTTCGGCGTCCTGCTCTCCGGTATTGCTCTTGAAAACCCGATCCATCTCCTCGAGCGACGCATTCTTGGTCTCTGGGAGGAAGAACCACACCCAGACTATGCCGACACCCAGGAACACGgcaaagaaaatatatgTACCCCATGCCCATGCTTCCAGCATTGGTGGTACAAAGAAGGCGATGGCAAAGTTGTTGATCCAGTTGCTAAACGCTCCGATCGAGGCACCCTTAGCACGAATAGAGAGAGGGAATATCTCCGATACCAAGGTCCATGAACAGGGACCCCAGGTGGCACCAAAGCCGGCAATATAGAGCCAGATAAGTGCTGTCGCCTTAGTTAGCCTAATCTGGATCTATGAAAAACTAGTGAAAATGGGGCAGAATGATGACACTTACCGACAGCACTCCAGCCAGCGGCCTCGTGAGAAGGCCAATCGTGCCGGAATTTGGCCACGATCACTCCGACAATTACCATGCTGAGTAACATCACCAGCGAACCGACTAAGAGCATCGGCTTTCGACCGACTTTGTCGATGACCAACTATTTGTAATTAGTGCGATGTGCGATTGTAGACGGACTTGGAATTTCATTTACACACCATGCCCGGCATCGtgctgatgaggaagaccaCGCCAGTCACTCCAGTCGCCAAGAGAGCCACAGTACCACTTGTAAGTCCAAGACTGGTGAAAACATTAGACGCGTAGTAGATAACTGTACGTCTCGTTAGCAAATTTTCAAGCGGACttggagagaaagaagacctACTGGCATCGACACCACTCCATTGCTGGAAAAACATAACCAGCCATGCAGTGCAGACCCTTTTGAAGTTGCCCATGGTCCGGAAGCAGTTCGCATATTGTGCGATTTGGCTCATGAAGACattcttgttttctctttcagccAGCCAGGGTGTCGCTTTGGCAAAGGCCCTCTTTTCAAAAAGGGCTTCTGCCTTCATCTCCAGAAACTCCATCTGAACCAGCTCATGGTCCTGTGGCAGCTTCCGTATCCAGGCAAGCGTGGTGAGGGCCTCCTCATCCCGGTCCTGCTTGACCAGCCACCTGGGAGAGAAAGGCATGAACCAGATGCCGCAGGCTAGGAAAACGGCCGGGATACCTTGGACGATGGAGGGCAGGCGCCATGCCATGTCCGACTGCGTCTCGCCCGTACCCCCAATGTAGTTACTTCCGTAACCCACCCAGAAGGAAATCATGATTCCAAGAATGGTGGCAAACTGATAGAAAGATACCAAAAGACCACGCATCTCGGGCGCTGCCAACTCGGCATTGTACAAGGGCCCGACACCGCTAAACAAACCAACGCCTAAGCCCGTGAAAAATCGTCCGGCGTACAAGAGTGACGGGTTGCCCTCCGTGGCACCAACGTAAAGATAACTCCCTAGGATAACCCAGCAGCATGCGACAAACATAGTGTACTTTCGCGAATAGAGTTCGCCCAAGACACCTGCAGACAAGGACCCTACAACTCCGCCCAACTGCAGAATTGAAGTCAACCATCCCGTGGCTGTGGAGGAGTTCACCACGGAGGGGAAGTTCTCCATGAAGCGGGTCATCACCAGCGACTGTCCCAGTACGCCTTGCTGGTAGCCATACTCAAAACCACCAAAGCTAAATGGTTGTCAGTTATGTGGGCACACCACCATTATTGTTACAGGCAACATACGAGGCGAAGAATGCTATAAAAAGCACTTTGGGGTTATTCATCAGGGATCGCCACATCGATGTTTTGGCAACCTGGACATGCTGGAAGTCATTGGCCTCCCGATCGGAGGACGTGTCGACGGTCATTGTGACAAGGGGTTTTCATGTAGCGAAGGAAGATGAGTCCGGGGACATTCCGGGGAAGGGACCATGTGGGATCTGGGGAAATATATACACGTCCCTATCGGGCCTATCCACTCTTGGAGTGACCCATAATGGCCGAAAACCCTTCCTCTCCAGGTGACATGGTTAACgaaatttctatttttctatttttcgATTTAACTTTGTATGGAGACCGCAGAGTTTGGGGCTTATTTTTTGCCGCCACCTTGGCAATGGCATGTTGCCCAATGCACGTCGTTAACCCAAAACGAGGGGTCTGGAGCCTCTGTTCACCGAATTGGGACCATCGAACGATGAGTTCCTAGTTTCACGTGGTGCATTAGGGCTAAAGTTAGGTAATAATTTCCCCCCTCGTGAGTCAAGCCTCTAGAATTGGGATGAGGGACAAGCTCAGTGGTGCTAAAATCCTAGTGCGGGAGACTTTTGCTTGGCACGGCTTTTTACTCTGTTTGAAGCGTTACTAATCTATCCTCAGAGCACTCAACTCTTAGGATGGTATGGTCTATTTGGGCGATATATGGCCTGCTAAGGTTGCAGCATGGCTATATATCAGAAATGTGATATTACACTCTTATTTGCCCTTTCTGACAAATGTTGACTACATCGGGGTATTTAAAATCCACTCAAACGCGGCGCCAAGAAAGGACTCTGGACGCTTCTCCAGTTTTCGTGCCGGCTCCGGACCCACTTCGGATAATTATTCATTTTCGGGGTGCGGAGGCTCGACGTCCTCTTTTCGGCGGTCTTTCTCCATAATCTTGCAGACAACAAACAACACCGTCAACACGCTATGCCCTCCAGCAAACCAACTCCGGTTAAACAAAAACGTGTCCGTACCGGTTGTTGGACGTGTCGAcggcggagaaggaagtgTATAGCTTTCCCCACATGTTTCATGTTCCGCTGGCTGACCCCAGGATATTTCAGGTGATGAACGAAAACCTCGCTGTGAAAATTGCGAGGCAAAGGGTTTCTCGTGTCGGTATGGCGCCGATCTTACCTTTGTGCCAGTGCCGAATCCAACGACGCAGTCCACAAATGGGCCAGCTACTAGGGCTGCGAATTATAATGCGATCCAGGTAGAATGGTTCTATACGTTCTTTGACATTAAATTTGCTAATTGGCTAGTAGTTTATTGATGACCGCCCGGCGACGTCAGACATAACATTGAACTGTGGGCCTTTTGCCAATGGCCAGGGGACTAGCACCAGTACAATTCCGGGCGC contains the following coding sequences:
- a CDS encoding putative transporter (MFS quinate transporter), which encodes MTVDTSSDREANDFQHVQVAKTSMWRSLMNNPKVLFIAFFASFGGFEYGYQQGVLGQSLVMTRFMENFPSVVNSSTATGWLTSILQLGGVVGSLSAGVLGELYSRKYTMFVACCWVILGSYLYVGATEGNPSLLYAGRFFTGLGVGLFSGVGPLYNAELAAPEMRGLLVSFYQFATILGIMISFWVGYGSNYIGGTGETQSDMAWRLPSIVQGIPAVFLACGIWFMPFSPRWLVKQDRDEEALTTLAWIRKLPQDHELVQMEFLEMKAEALFEKRAFAKATPWLAERENKNVFMSQIAQYANCFRTMGNFKRVCTAWLVMFFQQWSGVDAIIYYASNVFTSLGLTSGTVALLATGVTGVVFLISTMPGMLVIDKVGRKPMLLVGSLVMLLSMVIVGVIVAKFRHDWPSHEAAGWSAVALIWLYIAGFGATWGPCSWTLVSEIFPLSIRAKGASIGAFSNWINNFAIAFFVPPMLEAWAWGTYIFFAVFLGVGIVWVWFFLPETKNASLEEMDRVFKSNTGEQDAEMLREAQREVGLTACIERLSKGPVPVEKDSYGSHLEQV